A region of Diospyros lotus cultivar Yz01 chromosome 3, ASM1463336v1, whole genome shotgun sequence DNA encodes the following proteins:
- the LOC127796357 gene encoding WAT1-related protein At3g28050-like isoform X1, with protein MRGSGGGMMMAGLVMVETMEVGLQTLSKAALKKGFNLYSFVFYTYAISTLFLLPLLFTFHRVTSPPPKLTFPVICKAFVLGLICCCLQFFSLSGIGFANPTLASAMNNLVPAYTFLLAILIRMEKLNLNMRSSQAKSIGTIVSITGALVVALYRGPSINFFKSSSSSAPSSSSSSRSTKLLDTLLSPPSRWSIGGVVLAVASFLKALLYVCQAWCVKEYPAELMLTLISSIFAAIISGILFLVAENGPNAWKVSSKTELIAVTCFGIYGIAVRGCVHMWAMRWNGPIFVAMFKPLGIVIAMVAGVLFLGDKLHLGSIIGGATIAVGFYTVMWGKTREEKVEEDNNNMSGLGVDSFSPKAPLLQKEEA; from the exons ATGAGAGGATCAGGGGGTGGGATGATGATGGCAGGGTTGGTGATGGTGGAGACGATGGAGGTGGGGCTGCAGACACTCAGTAAAGCTGCCTTGAAGAAAGGATTCAACCTCTACTCCTTTGTTTTCTACACTTACGCCATTAGCACCCTCTTCCTCCTTCCTCTCCTCTTCACTTTCCACAG AGTGACATCGCCTCCTCCGAAGCTCACCTTCCCTGTGATATGCAAAGCCTTTGTTCTTGGCCTCATCTG TTGCTGTTTGCAGTTCTTCTCGTTAAGTGGGATTGGGTTTGCCAATCCAACTCTGGCATCCGCCATGAACAACCTCGTCCCCGCCTACACCTTCCTTCTTGCTATTTTGatcag GATGGAGAAACTAAATTTGAATATGAGAAGCAGCCAGGCCAAGTCCATTGGCACCATAGTGTCCATCACGGGAGCCCTTGTTGTGGCACTTTACAGAGGCCCTTCAATCAACTTCTTcaaatcttcttcatcttcagcACCCAGCAGCAGCAGTAGCAGCAGATCTACCAAATTGTTAGATACTCTTCTTTCACCTCCATCACGCTGGAGCATTGGAGGCGTTGTCCTTGCAGTTGCTAGCTTTCTCAAAGCACTACTGTACGTTTGTCAG GCTTGGTGTGTGAAGGAATACCCGGCGGAGCTGATGTTAACGCTCATCTCTAGCATTTTCGCCGCCATCATATCTGGGATACTGTTTCTAGTTGCAGAAAACGGCCCAAATGCCTGGAAAGTGAGCTCTAAAACGGAGCTAATCGCCGTGACCTGCTTT GGTATCTACGGAATAGCAGTTAGGGGATGTGTTCACATGTGGGCTATGCGTTGGAATGGTCCGATCTTTGTTGCAATGTTTAAGCCGCTCGGAATAGTCATTGCAATGGTTGCCGGCGTCTTGTTCCTTGGGGACAAACTTCATCTTGGAAG TATAATTGGAGGAGCCACAATAGCTGTTGGCTTCTATACTGTCATGTGGGGCAAAACCAGAGAAGAGAAGGTTGAAGAAGACAACAACAATATGAGTGGTTTAGGTGTTGACTCATTCTCTCCGAAGGCGCCGCTTTTGCAGAAAGAAGAAGCTTGA
- the LOC127796371 gene encoding LOB domain-containing protein 30-like, with amino-acid sequence MPWGNIPRLRSRCGAYVVLNRGCNSQCIFAPYFRCEDDIARFVAICDVFTVKNVVNFLASLPQQVSELQAYRAYLQDSLFAYYSSYPQPNRNPSWNFDLAIIPKDVPYPSFSEATLPPYPGEASSSQMPPPDDIDELGPVVFGNRRLL; translated from the exons ATGCCATGGGGCAACATACCAAGGCTCCGGTCTCGATGTGGTGCCTATGTAGTCTTAAATAGAGGATGCAATTCACAATGCATCTTTGCTCCTTACTTCCGTTGTGAGGATGATATTGCTCGTTTTGTTGCCATCTGCGATGTTTTTACTGTCAAGAATGTTGTCAACTTCCTAGCTTCGCTTCCG CAGCAGGTTAGTGAGTTGCAAGCTTACCgagcttatttgcaagattcactatttgcatattattcttcGTATCCTCAACCTAATCGAAACCCAAGTTGGAATTTCGATCTTGCTATCATCCCAAAGGATGTCCCTTATCCTAGTTTTTCAGAGGCTACTCTTCCACCTTACCCTGGTGAAGCCAGCAGTAGCCAGATGCCACCCCCAGATGACATCGATGAGCTGGGACCTGTCGTGTTTGGCAATCGTCGTCTTCTCTGA
- the LOC127796372 gene encoding uncharacterized protein LOC127796372 produces MAPVTRATIHNSRSGNTSQESVGRGPECSEEVQSHFMGRGLVGGRQVDTNAAKWLKAFMDLRPPTFKGQLEADLSIAKYWVEDIFQLLEYMDCPRDQWIQKKRDFMELKQQSHLTVSQYEDEFVKLLKYIPTYMLSEVDKMERFIQWLRPEVRRGMSYVEAHTFHEAVAKAVNIEKRVMNYGEITRAKEPFSEGLKKVVPNQGHQFTRPEAGKFKKELKACPKCYKPHRWSLPCRIPRATKECYNCGEMGHIVRNCPKWLEMNTVKTDPPVAGVQRKPIVCFNCNTPGHIASWCPQREKTGLPRSTEEGA; encoded by the exons ATGGCACCAGTGACAAGAGCAACTATTCATAATTCCCGGTCAGGAAATACAAGCCAAGAGTCCGTAGGGAGGGGACCTGAGTGTTCAGAAGAGGTCCAAAGTCATTTTATGGGGCGAGGGCTAGTTGGTGGTCGCCAAGTGGATACTAACGCGGCCAAGTGGTTGAAAGCATTCATGGATTTGCGCCCTCCAACATTCAAAGGACAGCTAGAGGCTGATCTGAGCATAGCAAAGTATTGGGTGGAAGATATTTTTCAGTTGTTAGAATACATGGACTGTCCTAGGGACCAATGG ATTCAAAAAAAACGAGATTTCATGGAACTCAAGCAACAGTCTCACCTAACGGTATCACAGTACGAAGACGAATTTGTGAAATTATTGAAATATATCCCAACTTATATGTTGTCAGAAGTTGATAAGATGGAACGATTTATCCAATGGTTGCGTCCAGAGGTACGTCGAGGAATGAGCTATGTTGAGGCTCATACTTTTCATGAAGCTGTGGCTAAGGCTGTGAATATTGAAAAGAGAGTAATGAATTATGGGGAGATCACTCGAGCAAAGGAACCGTTCAGTGAGGGGCTAAAGAAGGTTGTACCAAACCAGGGACATCAGTTTACTCGCCCGGAGGCAGGTAAATTTAAGAAGGAATTAAAAGCATGCCCCAAATGTTATAAACCTCATCGATGGAGTCTTCCCTGCAGAATCCCCAGAGCCACCAAGGAATGCTATAACTGTGGTGAGATGGGGCATATAGTCAGAAATTGTCCAAAATGGTTGGAGATGAACACTGTTAAGACAGACCCACCAGTTGCAGGGGTCCAGAGGAAACCGATagtatgttttaattgcaataCACCAGGGCATATAGCTTCTTGGTGTCCCCAACGTGAAAAGACTGGACTACCAAGATCAACCGAGGAAGGAGCGTGA
- the LOC127796357 gene encoding WAT1-related protein At3g28050-like isoform X2, producing MQSLCSWPHLFFSLSGIGFANPTLASAMNNLVPAYTFLLAILIRMEKLNLNMRSSQAKSIGTIVSITGALVVALYRGPSINFFKSSSSSAPSSSSSSRSTKLLDTLLSPPSRWSIGGVVLAVASFLKALLYVCQAWCVKEYPAELMLTLISSIFAAIISGILFLVAENGPNAWKVSSKTELIAVTCFGIYGIAVRGCVHMWAMRWNGPIFVAMFKPLGIVIAMVAGVLFLGDKLHLGSIIGGATIAVGFYTVMWGKTREEKVEEDNNNMSGLGVDSFSPKAPLLQKEEA from the exons ATGCAAAGCCTTTGTTCTTGGCCTCATCTG TTCTTCTCGTTAAGTGGGATTGGGTTTGCCAATCCAACTCTGGCATCCGCCATGAACAACCTCGTCCCCGCCTACACCTTCCTTCTTGCTATTTTGatcag GATGGAGAAACTAAATTTGAATATGAGAAGCAGCCAGGCCAAGTCCATTGGCACCATAGTGTCCATCACGGGAGCCCTTGTTGTGGCACTTTACAGAGGCCCTTCAATCAACTTCTTcaaatcttcttcatcttcagcACCCAGCAGCAGCAGTAGCAGCAGATCTACCAAATTGTTAGATACTCTTCTTTCACCTCCATCACGCTGGAGCATTGGAGGCGTTGTCCTTGCAGTTGCTAGCTTTCTCAAAGCACTACTGTACGTTTGTCAG GCTTGGTGTGTGAAGGAATACCCGGCGGAGCTGATGTTAACGCTCATCTCTAGCATTTTCGCCGCCATCATATCTGGGATACTGTTTCTAGTTGCAGAAAACGGCCCAAATGCCTGGAAAGTGAGCTCTAAAACGGAGCTAATCGCCGTGACCTGCTTT GGTATCTACGGAATAGCAGTTAGGGGATGTGTTCACATGTGGGCTATGCGTTGGAATGGTCCGATCTTTGTTGCAATGTTTAAGCCGCTCGGAATAGTCATTGCAATGGTTGCCGGCGTCTTGTTCCTTGGGGACAAACTTCATCTTGGAAG TATAATTGGAGGAGCCACAATAGCTGTTGGCTTCTATACTGTCATGTGGGGCAAAACCAGAGAAGAGAAGGTTGAAGAAGACAACAACAATATGAGTGGTTTAGGTGTTGACTCATTCTCTCCGAAGGCGCCGCTTTTGCAGAAAGAAGAAGCTTGA